Within the Maribacter sp. BPC-D8 genome, the region ATTGTTAGAAGAGCAATTTAAAGATTTGTACGCACTTACCGAAAAGACCGATAAGTCATTTCTAGGAGCTGTAAAAGCACAAGAGGTAAAGCAAAAGAAAGGCTTAGATGCTTTAGAAAAGAGATTGTTACAAGCGCAGAAAAGAAAACTAAAAGATCACGTAGTTCGAATGACAGAGCTGCAGAATGAAATGTTCCCAAACCTATCGCTTCAAGAACGTCAGTTAAATTTTTCAGAGTTTTATTTAGCGTATGGCGAAGATTTAGTGCCAATGTTATTTGAGGCTTTAGATCCGTTAGATTTAAGTTTTACCGTAATCACCCAAAAATAAATGATAGGCAAGAACGTATCTCTAAATAAGATAACCGTACTTGCTGTATTATCGTTTTTAGCCATAACCTTAATTACATTTTTTAAAAGTGCCTTAGAGTTAGAAGACGCTGAGCAGGCATACTACTCGCAGTGGTTTCGCTGGGGTTATGACGATCAGCCACCACTTTATACTTGGTTGCAGTATGGTCTCCATTCTATCTTTGGTGTTGGTAAAATAGCATTCTCTATGCTTAGAGGGCTATTATTTGCAGGTACATTACTAATGCTGTATCGATTTTCTAGACTAAGAATTAAAGACGCTGATGCATCTAAATTGGCTGTTTTGGCATTGGTCTTCATACCTGTGTATATCGACTTTACCTTCCGAAGGCTTTCGCATACCAGTTTACTGTGTTTAAGTATTGTTGCGTCTTATTATTGTATACAACTATTGGTTCAGGGTAAAACAATTTTTAATTATCTATTACTTGGCTTTGTCGTGGGTATAGGTATGATGTCTAAATACAATTATGCATTTTTTCTGGTAACCTTCGGTTTGGTTGCTTTGTTGGATAAAGAATTAAGAGCTATAGTTTTCAACCCCAAGATACTGGTGTCTGTTTTTATTTCTGTTTTATTAGTAGCTCCACATGTCTATTGGTTGTTAGGTCCTGACGAATTTCAATCTTTTTTAGCATCTAGCGTAGAAGAGAAAATAGGCATAGAAGAAGCAGAATCGGGATTTTCGTTGTTTCCCATTTTAATTTATTTAAAAGGCTTGTTCGCCTTGATGTTTCCACTTCTTATAATTGTAGGTTTAGGTTATTTCTCAAAAACTGTGAGTTTCAATAAGCGGAAGCTAAATTGGTTTGCTAAAATGCTATTGGCGCAATTACTAGTGTTAGGTTTATTTTTTCTTGTTTTTCAAAGTCAGAAAGTAGAGACGAGGTGGTTACTT harbors:
- a CDS encoding ArnT family glycosyltransferase, whose translation is MIGKNVSLNKITVLAVLSFLAITLITFFKSALELEDAEQAYYSQWFRWGYDDQPPLYTWLQYGLHSIFGVGKIAFSMLRGLLFAGTLLMLYRFSRLRIKDADASKLAVLALVFIPVYIDFTFRRLSHTSLLCLSIVASYYCIQLLVQGKTIFNYLLLGFVVGIGMMSKYNYAFFLVTFGLVALLDKELRAIVFNPKILVSVFISVLLVAPHVYWLLGPDEFQSFLASSVEEKIGIEEAESGFSLFPILIYLKGLFALMFPLLIIVGLGYFSKTVSFNKRKLNWFAKMLLAQLLVLGLFFLVFQSQKVETRWLLPLFIPFVVLLIETIKFKKKAKLVSLGYWIFIAVIFVQTVRTPVEKLLNIPSSVHFGFEPIANTLNKNYDEYQWVLPNVTYAGNVRLLHPERIILSADDYSLSALELKHKREISITINPSEVKQTTPVDSLIGFGKEKENLYFYID